In Topomyia yanbarensis strain Yona2022 chromosome 2, ASM3024719v1, whole genome shotgun sequence, one DNA window encodes the following:
- the LOC131679403 gene encoding maltase 1-like — protein MRHKNRLCCVLFVLAVVIIFCPRKDVSDVQSSWWETAVVYQIYPRSFYDADGDGVGDLRGVIRKLHYLRELGVDAIWLNPVFKSPQVDFGYDVSDYYRVDPLFGSNDDLVTLFVEAGKVGIRVILDFVPNHTSAQHEWFVKSEKRVEPFTDFYVWHAGKANPNGGRPLPPNNWQSSFYGSAWEWSDRRKEYYLHQYAAGQPDLNYRHPKVVEAFDELLRFWMRKGASGFRVDAVNRMFEDQYFRNEPVNDPRDPLSYRYTHHIYTRDQPETYEVIARWRNVLDEYVKNNGREEVIMFTEAYSNLTSTMKYYQSRDGTQQRAQLPINFSLTQKLNQNSTAYDIKRLIDEWMAKMPAGKVANWVLGNHDKPRIASRFGWERVESMAALTLGLPGVAFIYYGDEIGMGDYRDISYEDTVDPKGRNVGPEKYKQISRDPARTPFQWDDSKNGGFSPASKTWLPVHPNYREINLHNQMTSDDSTFKFYLNFLHLRKDKIFKKGKLISKAFNENVFVYVRYIPRLEGSATALYRAVLINLSADPFNVDLGKLLQTENYADVKLAGKNSKFTIGDTVDPRHIAIGPYEAMVVGN, from the exons ATGCGTCACAAAAATCGGCTGTGCTGTGTGCTGTTCGTTTTAGCAGTAGTAATTATTTTCTGTCCCAGAAAAGATGTGTCAGATGTGCAAAGTAGTTGGTGGGAAACGGCGGTCGTGTATCAAATCTATCCTCGATCTTTTTACGACGCGGATGGCGATGGAGTTGGTGACCTACGAGGAGTGATTCGAAAACTTCATTATCTAAGGGAACTCGGAGTCGATGCTATTTGGTTGAACCCGGTATTCAAATCGCCACAGGTGGACTTCGGATATGACGTTAGTGACTACTACCGGGTGGATCCGTTGTTCGGAAGTAACGATGATTTGGTGACGCTTTTCGTAGAAGCCGGAAAAGTGGGCATCAGAGTCATTTTGGATTTCGTTCCCAACCACACCAGCGCTCAGCATGAGTGGTTCGTGAAATCGGAGAAAAGGGTTGAACCGTTTACGGATTTTTACGTATGGCACGCTGGAAAAGCGAACCCGAATGGAGGTCGTCCTTTGCCTCCCAACAATTGG CAATCATCCTTCTACGGATCAGCTTGGGAGTGGAGCGACCGCAGGAAAGAGTATTATCTTCATCAATATGCGGCTGGTCAGCCGGATTTGAACTACCGCCATCCGAAAGTAGTTGAAGCTTTCGATGAGCTTTTGCGTTTTTGGATGCGTAAAGGAGCTTCTGGATTTCGCGTTGATGCAGTCAATCGAATGTTTGAAGACCAATACTTTCGCAATGAACCGGTCAACGATCCGCGTGACCCGTTGAGCTACCGGTATACACATCATATTTACACCCGGGACCAGCCGGAAACCTACGAAGTGATTGCTCGGTGGCGCAACGTTTTGGATGAATATGTGAAGAACAACGGCAGAGAAGAAGT AATTATGTTTACGGAAGCATACTCCAATCTGACCTCAACCATGAAATATTACCAATCACGCGATGGCACACAGCAGAGAGCTCAATTACCGATAAACTTTTCGCTAACGCAAAAGTTGAACCAGAACTCAACGGCGTATGACATCAAACGTCTAATTGATGAATGGATGGCTAAGATGCCAGCAGGAAAGGTAGCAAACTGGGTGCTTGGAAATCACGATAAACCTCGGATAGCGAGTCGATTTGGATGGGAGCGAGTTGAATCAATGGCCGCACTTACGCTTGGATTACCTGGTGTAGCGTTTATTTACTATGGTGATGAAATTGGAATGGGAGACTACCGAGATATCAGCTACGAAGATACGGTAGACCCAAAGGGTCGCAATGTTGGTCCAGAGAAATACAAACAAATATCTCGCGATCCCGCAAGAACGCCGTTTCAATGGGATGATAGCAAAAATGGAGGATTTTCGCCAGCTTCCAAAACATGGTTGCCGGTACATCCCAACTACAGGGAAATTAACTTACACAATCAGATGACTTCGGATGACAGCACTTTCAAATTCTACTTAAACTTTTTGCATCTTCGGAaagataaaattttcaaaaaggggAAGCTTATATCAAAAGCTTTCAATGAGAATGTGTTTGTATATGTTCGATATATTCCACGGCTTGAAGGTAGCGCGACTGCATTGTACCGTGCTGTCCTGATCAATTTATCGGCAGATCCTTTCAACGTTGATTTAGGAAAGCTACTCCAAACAGAAAACTATGCAGATGTAAAATTAGCTGGGAAAAACTCCAAGTTTACCATTGGTGACACGGTCGATCCAAGACATATTGCTATAGGGCCCTACGAAGCAATGGTTGTTGGAAACTAG
- the LOC131679404 gene encoding maltase 2-like produces the protein MVNCKVVLPLLAALGYLLVGVTAQQKDWWETTVFYQIYPRSFYDSNGDGVGDVRGVTAKLQYLKDSGLDATWLSPIFSSPQEDYGYDVSDFLSVDPLFGTNADLEELFAEAKKLGIKIILDFVPNHTSNQHEWFIKSEQRIEPYTDYYIWHSGRPNGNDRPLVPNNWQSLFYGSAWQWSDIRQQYYLHQFAVGQPDLNYRNEAVIKEFDDILRFWMAKGASGFRVDAVNHMFEVEDLRDEPINNPDDPFSYGYTHHIYTKDLPETYEVVGRWRKLIDDYVAANGLETVIMMTEAYANLTMTMKFYQSDDGRPRAHFPFNFAMIEDLHDWSNAYDFKYIIDRWLGNMPSGKITNWVLGNHDKPRFASRYGRDRIDGMALMLMTLPGAAVVYNGEEIGMEDFRDMSFEDTRDPQGCNLGPNNYKWASRDPQRTPFQWDNGYNAGFSSAAKTWLPIHPQYAGNNLRQQQEAATSTYKYYVAAIKLRKERVFTHGAFESRAFNDEVFGFVRYIHENDNRYLDPYNVVLINLSGYSQKIYVHHLYEFASEVATVKLASKQSSYNVGAVVSTAGLTLGPYEAVVLGN, from the exons ATGGTCAACTGTAAAGTGGTGTTGCCTTTGTTGGCAGCTCTAGGCTACCTGCTGGTAGGTGTTACCGCCCAGCAGAAGGACTGGTGGGAGACCACCGTATTTTATCAAATCTATCCCCGATCTTTCTACGATTCAAATGGCGATGGAGTCGGTGACGTCAGAGGGGTTACCGCAAAGCTACAGTATTTGAAGGACAGCGGACTGGATGCAACGTGGCTTAGTCCGATCTTCTCATCGCCACAAGAGGACTATGGTTACGACGTGAGCGATTTCCTCTCGGTTGATCCTCTGTTCGGAACGAACGCAGATCTCGAAGAATTATTCGCGGAGGCGAAGAAATTAGGAATCAAAATCATTCTTGATTTTGTACCGAATCACACCAGCAATCAACACGAATGGTTCATCAAGTCCGAGCAAAGGATTGAGCCATACACGGATTATTATATTTGGCACAGCGGAAGACCGAACGGAAATGACCGTCCATTGGTTCCGAATAACTGG CAATCCTTATTCTACGGCTCGGCTTGGCAATGGAGTGACATCCGTCAGCAGTACTATCTGCACCAGTTTGCCGTTGGTCAGCCGGATCTTAACTACCGAAACGAAGCAGTGATCAAAGAGTTTGACGACATTCTGCGCTTCTGGATGGCAAAAGGTGCATCAGGATTCCGAGTTGATGCTGTCAATCATATGTTCGAGGTTGAAGATTTGCGCGATGAACCCATCAACAATCCGGACGATCCTTTCAGCTATGGTTACACTCATCACATTTATACGAAAGATTTGCCGGAAACATACGAGGTGGTGGGACGTTGGCGAAAACTCATAGATGACTACGTGGCCGCAAATGGACTAGAGACTGT TATCATGATGACGGAGGCGTACGCCAACTTAACCATGACTATGAAGTTTTACCAATCTGATGATGGACGGCCGAGAGCCCATTTCCCGTTCAATTTCGCTATGATTGAAGATCTGCACGATTGGTCGAATGCATACGACTTCAAGTACATCATCGATCGATGGTTGGGAAACATGCCGAGCGGTAAAATCACCAACTGGGTATTGGGCAACCATGACAAACCCCGTTTTGCTAGTCGTTATGGACGCGATCGAATCGATGGGATGGCACTTATGTTGATGACACTGCCTGGAGCTGCCGTTGTCTACAACGGTGAGGAAATCGGTATGGAAGACTTCCGTGATATGTCCTTCGAAGATACCCGAGATCCTCAGGGATGCAATCTTGGACCGAATAACTATAAGTGGGCTTCAAGAGATCCTCAGCGAACGCCATTCCAATGGGATAACGGGTACAATGCCGGTTTCTCGAGTGCTGCAAAGACATGGCTTCCAATACATCCACAGTACGCGGGAAATAATCTTCGCCAGCAACAGGAGGCAGCAACTAGCACTTACAAGTACTACGTGGCAGCCATTAAACTGCGCAAAGAACGTGTCTTCACACATGGTGCATTCGAGTCGCGTGCTTTCAACGACGAAGTATTTGGCTTCGTGCGGTACATTCATGAGAATGACAACCGATATCTCGACCCATACAATGTTGTACTCATAAACCTGTCCGGGTACTCACAGAAGATATATGTACACCATCTGTATGAGTTTGCGAGTGAAGTTGCCACTGTCAAACTGGCTAGTAAACAGTCCAGCTACAATGTCGGAGCTGTTGTCAGCACGGCGGGACTAACGCTGGGACCATATGAGGCAGTTGTGCTTGGTAATTGA